Proteins from one Gossypium raimondii isolate GPD5lz chromosome 8, ASM2569854v1, whole genome shotgun sequence genomic window:
- the LOC105790747 gene encoding uncharacterized protein LOC105790747, with protein sequence MAASTAAEFKFSETCYLTRIPNFTSPNPKFCLRWFAPVTEVKLCGHVTLASAHTLFTTALVNSNIIEFDALFATLTAERLPDISLTNVSEIQNGGVDGCFLIELNFHTVPVTNFNSAEASLISKALNDAPLIDVKRTTTDGDIFVIPQ encoded by the exons ATGGCTGCAAGCACGGCTGCTGAGTTTAAGTTCTCCGAGACTTGTTACTTGACTCGGATCCCCAACTTCACCTCTCCAAACCCCAAGTTTTGTCTTAGATGGTTTGCCCCTGTTACTGAG GTTAAGCTATGTGGTCATGTAACCTTAGCATCTGCTCATACTCTCTTTACAACTGCTTTGgtaaattcaaacattattGAATTTGATGCACTATTTGCAACCCTAACTGCTGAAAGATTACCAGATATTAGTCTAACCAATGTCTCCGAGATTCAGAACGGTGGAGTGGACGGCTGCTTTCTGATCGAACTGAATTTTCATACTGTTCCCGTTACCAACTTCAATTCTGCTGAGGCTTCACTTATATCGAAAGCCTTGAATGATGCTCCTCTTATTGATGTTAAGAGAACGACTACCGATGGTGATATCTTCGTTATTCCTCAATAA